A region of Sugiyamaella lignohabitans strain CBS 10342 chromosome A, complete sequence DNA encodes the following proteins:
- the REV3 gene encoding Rev3p (Catalytic subunit of DNA polymerase zeta; involved in translesion synthesis during post-replication repair; required for mutagenesis induced by DNA damage; involved in double-strand break repair; forms a complex with Rev7p, Pol31p and Pol32p; GO_component: GO:0005739 - mitochondrion [Evidence IEA,IEA]; GO_component: GO:0005739 - mitochondrion [Evidence IDA] [PMID 16452144]; GO_component: GO:0000790 - nuclear chromatin [Evidence IPI] [PMID 16546083]; GO_component: GO:0005634 - nucleus [Evidence IEA,IEA]; GO_component: GO:0016035 - zeta DNA polymerase complex [Evidence IDA] [PMID 8658138]; GO_function: GO:0051539 - 4 iron, 4 sulfur cluster binding [Evidence IEA]; GO_function: GO:0003677 - DNA binding [Evidence IEA,IEA]; GO_function: GO:0003887 - DNA-directed DNA polymerase activity [Evidence IEA,IEA,IEA]; GO_function: GO:0003887 - DNA-directed DNA polymerase activity [Evidence IDA] [PMID 8658138]; GO_function: GO:0051536 - iron-sulfur cluster binding [Evidence IEA]; GO_function: GO:0046872 - metal ion binding [Evidence IEA]; GO_function: GO:0003676 - nucleic acid binding [Evidence IEA]; GO_function: GO:0000166 - nucleotide binding [Evidence IEA]; GO_function: GO:0016779 - nucleotidyltransferase activity [Evidence IEA]; GO_function: GO:0016740 - transferase activity [Evidence IEA]; GO_process: GO:0006281 - DNA repair [Evidence IEA]; GO_process: GO:0006260 - DNA replication [Evidence IEA,IEA]; GO_process: GO:0006261 - DNA-dependent DNA replication [Evidence IEA,IEA,IEA]; GO_process: GO:0006974 - cellular response to DNA damage stimulus [Evidence IEA]; GO_process: GO:0070987 - error-free translesion synthesis [Evidence IDA] [PMID 12514101]; GO_process: GO:0042276 - error-prone translesion synthesis [Evidence IDA] [PMID 11313481]; GO_process: GO:0042276 - error-prone translesion synthesis [Evidence IDA] [PMID 17248528]; GO_process: GO:0042276 - error-prone translesion synthesis [Evidence IGI] [PMID 9765213]; GO_process: GO:0006139 - nucleobase-containing compound metabolic process [Evidence IEA]), which translates to MVTGSEQESKESSGPIGDSENGSYRNSSSRGTSSLSTSYMAIQVNNIDCYQKAPSSLDMDKYTDMRSDITLPQVPVIRIFGTTSTGYNTLVHVHGVFPYFYIRYKGGTNPEQGEYR; encoded by the coding sequence ATGGTGACTGGGTCGGAACAAGAGTCGAAAGAGTCTTCTGGACCGATTGGCGACAGTGAGAATGGCAGCTATAGAAACTCGTCTTCCAGAGGAACGAGCTCGCTGAGCACGTCGTATATGGCGATTCAAGTTAACAACATTGACTGCTATCAGAAAGCACCCAGTTCGCTTGATATGGATAAATACACGGACATGCGATCTGATATAACGCTACCGCAGGTTCCTGTGATACGGATATTTGGAACCACTTCAACCGGTTATAACACACTTGTTCATGTCCATGGAGTTTTCCCGTACTTTTATATTCGCTACAAGGGTGGAACGAACCCAGAACAAGGTGAGTACAGATAA